One genomic segment of Paenibacillus xylanexedens includes these proteins:
- a CDS encoding alpha/beta hydrolase, whose translation MALIKCDFYSDTLGLSTSMHVILPQQTHNQIGMENVTGKGLHPTLYLLHGLSDDDSIWLRRTSIERYVANLGIAVVMPQVHRSFYTDMVEGGRYWSFISEELPALARSFFPLSDQREDNFVAGLSMGGYGAFKLALRKPDQYAAAASLSGALDMSAHMDRNASSALQQTELQRIFGPEVAGTENDLIHLLKENQSSESPRPLLYQCCGTEDFLYQDNQTFRHACEQTNFELTYEEGPGEHEWGYWDAKIQDVLKWLPLQKRD comes from the coding sequence ATGGCACTTATTAAATGTGATTTTTACTCGGATACGCTCGGGCTTAGCACCAGCATGCATGTCATTCTGCCGCAACAAACCCACAATCAGATCGGTATGGAGAATGTGACTGGCAAAGGACTGCACCCAACCCTGTACCTGCTGCACGGTCTGTCTGATGATGATTCCATCTGGCTGCGTCGGACTTCCATCGAACGTTATGTGGCCAACCTCGGGATCGCCGTTGTTATGCCACAGGTACACCGCAGCTTCTATACAGATATGGTAGAAGGCGGACGTTACTGGAGCTTTATCAGTGAAGAACTGCCGGCACTTGCTCGTTCTTTCTTCCCGCTGTCAGATCAACGGGAGGACAACTTCGTTGCCGGATTATCCATGGGTGGTTATGGTGCGTTCAAGCTAGCCCTTCGTAAACCAGATCAATATGCTGCAGCTGCAAGTTTGTCCGGAGCACTCGATATGTCTGCACATATGGATAGAAATGCATCCTCGGCATTACAACAGACGGAGTTACAGCGGATTTTCGGACCCGAGGTGGCAGGTACAGAGAACGATCTGATCCATCTGTTAAAAGAAAATCAATCTAGCGAAAGTCCTCGACCTTTGCTCTACCAATGTTGCGGAACGGAAGATTTCCTGTATCAGGATAATCAAACCTTCCGGCATGCCTGTGAACAAACGAACTTCGAATTGACATACGAGGAAGGGCCTGGTGAACATGAGTGGGGCTACTGGGATGCCAAGATTCAGGATGTATTGAAATGGTTGCCTTTACAAAAGCGCGATTAG
- the argH gene encoding argininosuccinate lyase — MSKLWGGRFTKQTNHLVEEYTASINFDKALAEEDIQGSLAHVTMLGKCGILPAEDVETIKEGLITVLHKIRAGEVEFSVSDEDIHMNIEKNLIETIGPVGGKLHTGRSRNDQVATDMHLYLRERVVGFVGMLHSLQEALIGQAKDNLDTIVPGYTHLQRAQPILFAHHLMAYVSMFQRDAERLMDSYKRINILPLGAGALAGTTFPIDRHFVAEQLGFDGVYENSLDAVSDRDFIVEFLAAASLIMTHLSRLSEELVLWSSTEFGFVELDDAFCTGSSIMPQKKNPDVPELVRGKTGRVYGNLIGLLTVLKSLPLAYNKDMQEDKEGMFDTVATLEGALQLFAPMIATMTVNKDRMRQAVNQDFSNATDIADFLVGEGLPFRQAHEVIGKTVLYCIQNSKYLLDLTIDEFRQFSPLFDDRIYDVLQPEAVVNARNVYGGTASGQVAEAIGRSEKVLEITEQWITNRG, encoded by the coding sequence GTGAGCAAGCTGTGGGGAGGACGTTTTACAAAACAAACCAATCATTTGGTTGAGGAATATACGGCATCGATCAATTTTGACAAGGCTTTGGCTGAGGAAGATATTCAAGGAAGTCTGGCTCATGTAACGATGCTGGGCAAATGCGGCATTCTGCCAGCGGAAGATGTAGAGACCATCAAAGAAGGATTGATCACCGTTCTGCACAAAATCCGTGCGGGCGAAGTGGAATTCTCCGTATCGGACGAAGACATCCACATGAATATTGAGAAAAACCTGATCGAGACGATTGGTCCTGTAGGCGGTAAATTACATACAGGCCGTAGCCGGAACGATCAAGTTGCAACGGATATGCACTTGTACCTGCGCGAGCGCGTGGTTGGGTTTGTGGGCATGCTGCACTCCTTGCAGGAAGCACTGATTGGACAAGCAAAAGATAACCTCGATACAATCGTACCGGGTTATACGCATCTTCAACGGGCACAGCCGATTCTGTTCGCCCATCACCTGATGGCGTATGTATCCATGTTCCAACGGGATGCTGAGCGTCTGATGGATAGCTACAAACGCATTAACATCCTGCCACTGGGCGCAGGTGCGCTCGCGGGCACAACATTCCCGATTGACCGTCATTTTGTCGCGGAACAACTGGGCTTTGATGGCGTGTACGAGAACAGTCTGGACGCAGTAAGCGACCGTGACTTTATCGTTGAGTTCCTGGCAGCCGCTTCGCTGATCATGACTCACTTGTCCCGTTTGAGCGAAGAGTTGGTACTGTGGAGCAGCACGGAGTTTGGTTTTGTGGAATTGGACGACGCATTCTGCACAGGCAGCAGCATCATGCCTCAGAAGAAAAATCCAGACGTTCCTGAACTCGTTCGTGGTAAAACAGGACGTGTGTACGGCAACCTGATCGGCTTGCTGACAGTACTGAAATCTCTTCCACTGGCATACAACAAAGACATGCAGGAAGACAAAGAAGGCATGTTTGACACGGTAGCGACGCTGGAGGGTGCACTGCAACTGTTTGCTCCAATGATCGCAACAATGACAGTGAACAAGGATCGGATGCGTCAAGCGGTCAACCAGGATTTCTCCAACGCTACGGATATTGCCGACTTCCTCGTGGGAGAAGGCTTGCCTTTCCGTCAGGCGCATGAAGTGATTGGTAAAACGGTACTGTACTGCATCCAGAACAGCAAGTACTTGCTGGATCTGACGATTGATGAATTCCGTCAGTTCTCACCACTGTTTGATGACCGGATCTATGATGTGCTGCAACCGGAAGCGGTAGTGAACGCTCGTAATGTTTACGGCGGAACTGCTTCGGGTCAAGTCGCTGAAGCCATCGGGCGCAGTGAGAAGGTACTGGAGATCACCGAGCAATGGATTACGAACCGCGGTTAA
- a CDS encoding YhbD family protein, giving the protein MTDDLISKKELLDLTGISYGQLYRWKRKNLIPEEWFIRKSSYTGQETFFPKQQILLRIDKILNMKDGLSLDELADVFSPTLGEVEMSAEQLLERNIVSQISLDLLKEAGREQSLYALEQIMMLYVLDKLLMSGDITRQEGALLIEVMSEHYYRFTGKPSELVLIRKMGVPSFMLVTAGTEFYFDNGVKVVLRQPMGTFMEELKLKLG; this is encoded by the coding sequence ATGACGGATGATTTGATCTCCAAGAAAGAATTGTTGGACCTGACAGGAATCTCATACGGCCAGTTATACCGCTGGAAGCGGAAAAATCTCATTCCGGAAGAATGGTTCATTCGGAAGTCGTCCTACACCGGACAAGAGACCTTTTTTCCCAAACAACAGATTTTACTGCGCATTGACAAGATTCTCAATATGAAAGACGGATTATCGCTGGATGAGCTGGCAGACGTGTTCTCACCTACGTTGGGTGAAGTGGAGATGTCTGCAGAGCAATTGTTAGAGCGAAACATTGTTTCACAAATATCGCTGGATCTGTTAAAAGAAGCAGGTCGAGAACAATCGCTGTATGCTTTGGAGCAGATTATGATGCTCTACGTCCTTGATAAGCTGTTAATGAGCGGAGATATTACTCGGCAAGAGGGTGCGTTGCTGATCGAAGTGATGTCCGAACATTATTATCGTTTTACAGGCAAACCCAGCGAACTCGTGCTTATTCGTAAGATGGGTGTTCCTTCATTCATGCTGGTAACAGCAGGAACGGAGTTTTATTTTGACAATGGTGTGAAAGTGGTTCTTAGGCAGCCGATGGGAACATTTATGGAAGAATTAAAACTCAAATTGGGATAA
- a CDS encoding argininosuccinate synthase, which produces MAKEKIVLAYSGGLDTSVILKWLKETYDAEIIAFTADIGQKDELDGLEEKALATGASKVYIDDLRDEFAKDFIYPMFQAGALYEGQYLLGTSIARPLIAKRMVDIARAEGATAIAHGATGKGNDQVRFELNAAALTPDINVIAPWRLEEFRNQFPGRAEMIAYAEKHGIPVTASAAKPYSTDRNLLHISYESGVLEDPWFDPSADENKDMFLLSSAPEDAPDQAEYVELEFEQGDCVALNGERLSPLQVMEQLNELGGKHGIGRVDMVENRFVGMKSRGVYETPGGTILFTAHRKMESITMDREVMNLRDSLITRYSTLVYNGFWFAPERLALQALVTESQKNVTGTVRVKLYKGNIIGAGVKSPVSLYNPDIATMEADPTQAYDQGDATGFIRLNALRLKVNSGVEQNKN; this is translated from the coding sequence ATGGCTAAGGAAAAAATTGTACTCGCGTATTCAGGCGGGTTGGACACATCTGTAATTTTGAAATGGTTGAAAGAAACGTATGATGCAGAGATTATCGCGTTCACAGCGGATATTGGACAAAAGGATGAACTGGATGGCTTGGAGGAAAAAGCACTGGCAACAGGCGCTTCCAAAGTATACATTGACGATCTGCGCGATGAGTTCGCAAAAGATTTCATCTATCCGATGTTCCAGGCGGGTGCTCTTTATGAAGGACAATACCTGCTCGGTACAAGTATCGCTCGTCCACTGATCGCTAAACGCATGGTGGATATCGCTCGTGCAGAAGGTGCTACAGCCATCGCTCACGGCGCTACAGGTAAAGGAAATGACCAAGTTCGTTTTGAGCTGAACGCGGCTGCGCTGACACCAGACATTAACGTAATTGCACCTTGGCGTCTGGAAGAATTCCGTAACCAATTCCCGGGACGTGCCGAGATGATCGCTTACGCTGAAAAACATGGTATTCCGGTAACCGCATCAGCGGCTAAACCATACTCCACAGACCGTAACTTGCTGCATATTAGCTATGAGAGCGGTGTGCTCGAAGATCCTTGGTTCGATCCAAGCGCGGACGAGAACAAAGACATGTTCCTGCTGAGCAGTGCACCTGAAGATGCACCAGATCAAGCGGAATATGTTGAACTGGAATTCGAACAAGGTGACTGTGTTGCACTGAACGGTGAGCGCCTGAGCCCACTGCAAGTGATGGAGCAACTGAACGAGCTGGGTGGCAAACATGGTATTGGCCGTGTAGATATGGTTGAGAACCGTTTTGTTGGTATGAAGAGCCGTGGCGTATACGAAACACCAGGTGGAACAATCCTGTTCACCGCACATCGCAAAATGGAATCCATCACGATGGACCGTGAAGTGATGAACCTGCGTGATAGCCTGATCACACGTTACAGCACGCTCGTTTACAACGGCTTCTGGTTCGCACCGGAACGTCTGGCGCTGCAAGCATTGGTGACTGAAAGCCAGAAGAACGTTACAGGTACAGTTCGTGTGAAACTGTATAAAGGCAACATCATCGGCGCAGGCGTGAAAAGTCCTGTCAGCCTCTACAATCCGGACATCGCAACGATGGAAGCTGATCCAACGCAAGCCTACGATCAAGGTGATGCAACAGGCTTTATCCGCCTGAATGCACTGCGTTTGAAAGTAAACTCCGGCGTGGAGCAAAACAAAAACTAA
- a CDS encoding polymer-forming cytoskeletal protein has product MEERNKRNDLNVAGISQTAGGNFHRVSIDGMAKVNGNLDCTSMEVNGTLKMHGALTSESAAINGMCTLNGPLTSSRVRVDGLTTINGDLHSTELEVNGKCTVRGRVDGERIDIGGVIDIEGDVQCESLNVRGSIKISGLLNAGTVEIRLHTSSSAKEIGGERIDIRRKEQQNGFWKSIGLGGTPSFKTSLIEGDEIVLEDTEADIVRGSNIFIGRGCNIRLVEYSGELEVDQDAKVGSSQRI; this is encoded by the coding sequence ATGGAAGAGCGGAATAAGCGGAATGATCTGAATGTGGCGGGCATAAGTCAAACGGCAGGCGGGAATTTTCACCGTGTATCTATTGATGGCATGGCTAAGGTGAACGGCAACCTGGACTGCACCTCTATGGAAGTGAATGGGACATTGAAGATGCACGGCGCTTTGACCTCCGAGAGTGCAGCGATTAACGGCATGTGCACGTTGAATGGACCTCTGACCAGTTCTCGTGTTCGGGTGGATGGTTTGACGACGATTAACGGAGATCTCCATAGCACTGAGCTTGAAGTGAACGGAAAGTGTACCGTACGTGGAAGAGTGGATGGGGAACGAATTGATATTGGCGGTGTGATCGATATTGAAGGGGATGTCCAATGTGAGTCCCTGAATGTACGGGGCAGTATTAAGATCAGCGGTTTACTGAATGCGGGAACAGTGGAGATCAGGCTGCATACATCTTCTTCGGCTAAAGAGATTGGCGGAGAGCGTATCGATATTCGTCGCAAGGAACAACAGAATGGCTTTTGGAAAAGTATTGGTCTGGGCGGGACCCCTTCATTTAAGACATCCTTAATTGAGGGTGATGAGATTGTGCTGGAAGATACCGAAGCTGACATTGTTCGGGGGAGTAACATTTTTATCGGTCGCGGCTGTAACATTAGGCTGGTCGAGTATTCAGGTGAACTTGAGGTAGATCAGGATGCCAAAGTGGGCAGCAGTCAGCGAATATAA
- the argF gene encoding ornithine carbamoyltransferase: MTAQQTEKIQKIDLRGRDFIEFTDYTAEEIRYLLDLAIEIKGKQKSGVPFQPLKGKTIGLIFEKSSTRTRVSFEVGMFQLGGHALFLSKNDIQLGRGETTHDTAKVLSRYLDGIMIRTFGHHNVTELAEHADVPVINGLSDAAHPCQVLADFQTVLEHKGKLAGLKMAYIGDGNNMAHSLMLGAAKMGMHVAVATPEGYEPDSAVVEQARIIAQESGSEVTVTYSAQEAAKDADIVYTDVWASMGFEEEQKIREQAFAAYQVDEELMKGAKPDYMFLHCLPAHRGEEVSAGVIDGPNSLIFDQAENRLHAQKALMAALMSE; encoded by the coding sequence ATGACAGCACAACAAACGGAAAAGATTCAGAAGATTGATTTGAGAGGCCGGGATTTTATCGAGTTCACGGACTACACGGCAGAGGAGATTCGTTATCTGCTTGATCTCGCAATTGAGATTAAAGGCAAACAAAAAAGCGGTGTACCTTTTCAACCGTTGAAAGGCAAAACGATCGGACTTATTTTTGAAAAATCATCCACACGTACGCGTGTATCCTTTGAAGTGGGTATGTTCCAATTGGGCGGACACGCGCTCTTCCTGAGCAAAAATGATATTCAGCTGGGTCGCGGGGAAACAACACATGATACAGCCAAAGTATTGTCGCGTTACCTGGACGGCATCATGATTCGTACCTTTGGACACCATAATGTAACTGAACTGGCAGAGCATGCGGATGTTCCGGTCATTAACGGCCTGAGCGATGCAGCGCATCCTTGTCAGGTACTGGCAGACTTCCAAACGGTGCTGGAGCACAAAGGCAAGCTGGCAGGTCTGAAAATGGCTTACATCGGAGATGGCAACAACATGGCGCATTCCCTGATGCTCGGTGCAGCGAAGATGGGTATGCATGTTGCTGTAGCAACGCCAGAAGGCTATGAGCCGGATAGTGCAGTTGTGGAGCAGGCACGCATTATCGCACAGGAGAGCGGTTCTGAAGTGACTGTAACGTACAGTGCACAGGAAGCAGCCAAAGATGCAGATATCGTGTACACGGATGTATGGGCTAGCATGGGCTTTGAAGAAGAGCAGAAGATTCGTGAGCAGGCATTTGCGGCATATCAAGTGGACGAGGAACTGATGAAAGGCGCGAAGCCGGACTACATGTTCTTGCACTGTCTGCCAGCACACCGCGGCGAAGAAGTGAGTGCCGGTGTAATTGACGGACCGAACTCTCTGATCTTTGATCAGGCGGAGAATCGCTTGCATGCACAGAAAGCATTAATGGCTGCATTAATGAGCGAATAG